From Streptomonospora salina, the proteins below share one genomic window:
- a CDS encoding bifunctional DNA primase/polymerase, whose translation MAQVLQRRRRRRPAEGMLSAALRYAELGWPVCRGAAPAGAGGRACGCDRVGCPDPGAHPVSATWGLEATTDPDTVAGWWRATPGANVILPTGRVFDVFDVPAGAGVMALARMGRAGVQAGPVAAVGTRRYLFFVATRSPADEDEWWSCHLDCVPERIAESPGLRWHCRDSYVLAAPSVLPSDSPVTWIRSPEQPPEPLPDPITVLDIVSDACEEFAP comes from the coding sequence GTGGCCCAGGTTCTGCAGCGGCGGAGGCGCCGCCGCCCCGCGGAAGGCATGCTCAGCGCGGCTCTGCGGTACGCGGAGCTGGGGTGGCCGGTCTGCCGCGGCGCTGCCCCGGCGGGAGCGGGCGGGCGCGCCTGCGGGTGCGATCGCGTGGGCTGCCCCGACCCGGGTGCCCATCCGGTCTCGGCCACCTGGGGACTGGAGGCCACCACCGACCCCGACACCGTCGCCGGCTGGTGGCGCGCCACTCCCGGAGCCAACGTCATCCTGCCCACCGGGCGGGTCTTCGACGTGTTCGACGTGCCTGCGGGAGCGGGCGTCATGGCGCTGGCCCGGATGGGCCGCGCCGGTGTGCAGGCGGGTCCGGTCGCCGCGGTCGGGACCCGGCGATACCTGTTCTTCGTGGCCACCCGCTCGCCCGCCGACGAGGACGAATGGTGGTCCTGCCACCTCGACTGCGTACCGGAGCGCATCGCCGAGAGCCCCGGCCTGCGCTGGCACTGCCGCGACAGCTACGTCCTCGCCGCCCCCTCGGTGCTGCCTTCAGACAGCCCCGTCACCTGGATCCGCTCCCCGGAGCAGCCGCCGGAGCCGCTGCCGGACCCCATCACCGTCCTGGACATCGTCTCCGACGCCTGCGAAGAGTTCGCGCCTTAG
- the hemB gene encoding porphobilinogen synthase: MNADYPAARPRRLRRTPGLRRLVAETRVRPEELVLPVFVKEGIAEPNPVSSMPGVVQHTRDSVRKAAQEAAEAGVGGIMLFGIPESKDERGSSADDPDGVVQRSLRDLSGDLGGDVAVMADLCLDEYTSHGHCGLLTPGGDVDNDATLERYADVAVAQAAAGVQVVGPSGMMDGQVAAIRAALDGAGYTDVAILAYSAKYASAFYGPFREAAEGAPQFGDRTGYQMDPANAREALREVDLDIAEGADMVMVKPGLAYLDVVARVADRAAVPVSAYQVSGEYAMIEAAVERGWLDRERVIPETLLSYRRAGAEQILTYWATEAARLLR, from the coding sequence ATGAACGCCGACTACCCGGCGGCGCGGCCGCGCCGCCTGCGCCGCACACCGGGCCTGCGCCGACTGGTCGCCGAAACCCGGGTGCGTCCCGAGGAACTCGTCCTGCCGGTGTTCGTCAAGGAGGGCATCGCCGAACCCAACCCGGTCTCGTCCATGCCGGGCGTCGTGCAGCACACCCGCGACAGCGTGCGCAAGGCGGCCCAGGAGGCCGCCGAGGCCGGTGTCGGCGGGATCATGCTGTTCGGCATTCCCGAATCCAAGGACGAGCGGGGATCCTCGGCCGACGACCCCGACGGCGTCGTGCAGCGCTCGCTGCGCGACCTGTCGGGCGACCTCGGCGGCGACGTCGCCGTCATGGCCGACCTGTGCCTGGACGAGTACACCTCACACGGGCACTGCGGGCTGCTTACGCCCGGCGGCGACGTCGACAACGACGCCACCCTGGAGCGCTACGCCGACGTCGCCGTGGCCCAGGCGGCCGCCGGGGTGCAGGTCGTGGGACCCAGCGGAATGATGGACGGCCAGGTCGCCGCCATCCGCGCCGCACTGGACGGGGCCGGCTACACCGACGTCGCGATCCTCGCCTACTCCGCCAAGTACGCTTCGGCCTTCTACGGGCCGTTCCGCGAAGCGGCCGAGGGCGCACCGCAGTTCGGCGACCGCACCGGGTACCAGATGGATCCCGCCAACGCCCGGGAAGCGCTGCGCGAGGTCGACCTGGACATCGCCGAGGGTGCCGACATGGTCATGGTCAAGCCCGGTCTGGCGTACCTGGACGTCGTCGCCCGGGTGGCGGACCGGGCGGCGGTACCGGTGTCGGCGTACCAGGTCAGCGGCGAGTACGCGATGATCGAAGCAGCCGTCGAACGCGGATGGCTGGATCGGGAGCGGGTGATTCCGGAGACCCTGCTGTCCTACCGGCGGGCCGGAGCCGAGCAGATTCTGACCTACTGGGCGACCGAGGCGGCGCGATTGCTCCGCTGA